In Ciconia boyciana chromosome 12, ASM3463844v1, whole genome shotgun sequence, a genomic segment contains:
- the ZNF711 gene encoding zinc finger protein 711 isoform X1, producing the protein MDPGGGSLGLQAQESKMPHTMIMQDFVAGMAGTAHIDGDHIVVSVPEAVLVSDVVTDDGITLDHGLAAEVVQGPDIITETDVVTEGVIVPDSVLEADVAIEEALDTSDHVLTSDLITETVRVPDQVFVADLVTGPDGRLEHVVQDSVSGANSPTMVSEEVLVTNSDSEAVIQAAGAVPGSTVTIKTEDDDDGKSTSEDYLMISLDDVGEKLDHIGSTPLKISTEVTNDDVAKDDGFGSEVIKVYIFKAEAEDDVEIGGTEIVTESDFHNGHSVAGVIEQGGVGRMQREKMVYMAVKDSSQEDEDISCAEIADEVYMEVIVGEEEATSLPDTQLEDSGVNKTFVPVAWAAAYGDERRLPRRYEDDQAAGNNLDTRLENKNGNATQYLQICDSISTNRVLKQKTKKRRRGEARQWQTAVIIGPDGQPLTVYPCHICGKKFKSRGFLKRHMKNHPDHMIKKKYQCTDCDFTTNKKVSFHNHLESHKLINKVDKTHEFTEYTRRYREASPLSSNKLILRDKEPKLHKCKYCDYETAEQGLLNRHLLAVHSKNFPHVCVECGKGFRHPSELKKHMRTHTGEKPYQCQHCVFRCADQSNLKTHIKTKHGTDLPFKCEHCPQAFTDEKELQQHTELFQGHKTHQCPHCDHKSTNSSDLKRHIISVHTKDFPHKCEVCEKGFHRPSELKKHSETHKGKKIHQCRHCDFKTSDPFVLSGHILSVHTKDLPFKCKRCKRGFRQQNELKKHMKTHSGRKVYQCQYCEYSTTDASGFKRHVISIHTKDYPHRCEYCKKGFRRPSEKNQHIMRHHKEAIM; encoded by the exons ATGGATCCAGGTGGTGGAAGTCTTGGATTGCAAGCACAAGAATCCAAAATGCCTCACACTATGATTATGCAGGATTTTG TGGCTGGAATGGCTGGCACTGCTCATATTGATGGAGACCATATTGTTGTATCAGTCCCCGAAGCTGTCCTAGTTTCTGATGTTGTTACCGATGATGGAATAACTCTTGATCATGGCTTAGCAGCTGAAGTTGTCCAAGGACCTGACATCATCACTGAAACTGATGTTGTAACAGAAGGTGTAATTGTTCCGGATTCTGTTTTGGAAGCTGATGTTGCTATTGAAGAAGCTTTAGATACCAGTGATCATGTTTTGACTTCTGATCTAATAACAGAAACCGTTAGAGTTCCCGATCAGGTTTTTGTGGCTGACCTTGTTACGGGTCCTGATGGACGTTTGGAGCATGTGGTGCAAGACTCTGTGTCAGGAGCCAACTCGCCTACAATGGTTTCAGAAGAAGTTCTTGTAACGAACTCGGATTCTGAGGCGGTCATTCAAGCAGCTGGTGCTGTTCCTGGCTCCACAGTGACtataaaaacagaagatgatgatgatggcaAGAGTACATCTGAAGACTACTTAATGATATCTT TGGATGATGTTGGAGAAAAATTGGACCATATAGGAAGCACTCCCTTGAAAATCAGTACTGAGGTGACAAATGATGATGTTGCTAAAGATGACGGTTTTGGTTCAGAAGTTATCAAAGTGTACATATTTAAAGCTGAAGCTGAAGATGATGTTGAAATAG GTGGGACAGAAATTGTCACAGAGAGTGACTTTCACAATGGACATTCTGTAGCTGGAGTAATTGAACAAGGAGGTGTTGGTAGAATGCAGCGAGAAAAAATGGTTTACATGGCTGTTAAGGACTCTTCTCAGGAAGATGAAGATATTA GCTGTGCTGAAATAGCAGATGAAGTTTATATGGAAGTTATTGTAGGTGAAGAAGAAGCTACGTCACTTCCAGACACACAGCTTGAAGACTCTGGTGTGAATAAAACTTTTGTCCCTGTTGCTTGGGCTGCTGCTTACG GAGATGAAAGAAGGCTACCCAGAAGATACGAAGATGATCAAGCGGCAG GAAATAACTTGGATACACgattagaaaacaaaaacgGTAATGCAACACAATACCTGCAGATTTGTGATAGCATTAGCACTAATAGAGtgctaaaacaaaaaaccaagaaaaggaggagaggagaggccaGGCAATGGCAAACAG ctgTTATAATAGGTCCTGATGGACAGCCCTTAACAGTTTACCCTTGTCATATTTGtgggaaaaaatttaaatccaGAGGATTCTTGAAAAGGCATATGAAGAATCATCCAGATCATATGATTAAGAAGAAATACCAGTGTACAGACTGTGACTTTACAACTAACAAAAAAGTAAGTTTCCACAATCATCTGGAAAGCCATAAACTTATAAATAAAGTTGATAAAACCCATGAGTTTACAGAATACACAAGAAGATACAGAGAAGCAAGCCCGTTGAGTTCTAATAAACTAATACTGAGGGACAAGGAGCCTAAGCTACACAAGTGCAAATATTGTGACTATGAAACTGCAGAGCAGGGGCTACTCAATAGACATCTACTTGCAGTTCACAGTAAGAACTTCCCTCACGTATGTGTGGAGTGTGGGAAAGGATTCCGTCATCCATCAGAGCTGAAAAAGCATATGAGGACCCACACTGGGGAAAAGCCATACCAGTGTCAGCACTGTGTCTTCAGGTGTGCTGATCAGTCCAATCTGAAAACTcacatcaaaaccaaacacGGGACTGATTTGCCATTTAAATGTGAGCACTGTCCCCAGGCatttacagatgaaaaagaactgcagcagcacacagaaTTATTTCAAGGGCATAAGACTCATCAGTGTCCACATTGTGACCATAAGAGCACCAATTCAAGTGACCTGAAGCGACACATTATTTCAGTTCACACAAAGGATTTTCCCCACAAATGTGAGGTATGTGAAAAAGGCTTCCATCGTCCATCTGAGCTCAAAAAGCATAGTGAAACCCATAAAGGTAAAAAGATACATCAGTGTAGACACTGTGACTTTAAAACATCAGATCCTTTTGTACTTAGTGGGCATATCCTCTCAGTTCACACCAAGGACCTgccttttaaatgcaaaagatgTAAAAGAGGATTTAGGCAGCAAAATGAACTTAAGAAGCACATGAAGACCCACAGTGGAAGAAAAGTGTATCAATGCCAGTATTGTGAATATAGCACTACGGATGCGTCAGGCTTTAAACGACACGTAATATCAATACACACAAAAGACTATCC
- the ZNF711 gene encoding zinc finger protein 711 isoform X2: MDPGGGSLGLQAQESKMPHTMIMQDFVAGMAGTAHIDGDHIVVSVPEAVLVSDVVTDDGITLDHGLAAEVVQGPDIITETDVVTEGVIVPDSVLEADVAIEEALDTSDHVLTSDLITETVRVPDQVFVADLVTGPDGRLEHVVQDSVSGANSPTMVSEEVLVTNSDSEAVIQAAGAVPGSTVTIKTEDDDDGKSTSEDYLMISLDDVGEKLDHIGSTPLKISTEVTNDDVAKDDGFGSEVIKVYIFKAEAEDDVEIGGTEIVTESDFHNGHSVAGVIEQGGVGRMQREKMVYMAVKDSSQEDEDISCAEIADEVYMEVIVGEEEATSLPDTQLEDSGVNKTFVPVAWAAAYGDERRLPRRYEDDQAAGNNLDTRLENKNAVIIGPDGQPLTVYPCHICGKKFKSRGFLKRHMKNHPDHMIKKKYQCTDCDFTTNKKVSFHNHLESHKLINKVDKTHEFTEYTRRYREASPLSSNKLILRDKEPKLHKCKYCDYETAEQGLLNRHLLAVHSKNFPHVCVECGKGFRHPSELKKHMRTHTGEKPYQCQHCVFRCADQSNLKTHIKTKHGTDLPFKCEHCPQAFTDEKELQQHTELFQGHKTHQCPHCDHKSTNSSDLKRHIISVHTKDFPHKCEVCEKGFHRPSELKKHSETHKGKKIHQCRHCDFKTSDPFVLSGHILSVHTKDLPFKCKRCKRGFRQQNELKKHMKTHSGRKVYQCQYCEYSTTDASGFKRHVISIHTKDYPHRCEYCKKGFRRPSEKNQHIMRHHKEAIM; this comes from the exons ATGGATCCAGGTGGTGGAAGTCTTGGATTGCAAGCACAAGAATCCAAAATGCCTCACACTATGATTATGCAGGATTTTG TGGCTGGAATGGCTGGCACTGCTCATATTGATGGAGACCATATTGTTGTATCAGTCCCCGAAGCTGTCCTAGTTTCTGATGTTGTTACCGATGATGGAATAACTCTTGATCATGGCTTAGCAGCTGAAGTTGTCCAAGGACCTGACATCATCACTGAAACTGATGTTGTAACAGAAGGTGTAATTGTTCCGGATTCTGTTTTGGAAGCTGATGTTGCTATTGAAGAAGCTTTAGATACCAGTGATCATGTTTTGACTTCTGATCTAATAACAGAAACCGTTAGAGTTCCCGATCAGGTTTTTGTGGCTGACCTTGTTACGGGTCCTGATGGACGTTTGGAGCATGTGGTGCAAGACTCTGTGTCAGGAGCCAACTCGCCTACAATGGTTTCAGAAGAAGTTCTTGTAACGAACTCGGATTCTGAGGCGGTCATTCAAGCAGCTGGTGCTGTTCCTGGCTCCACAGTGACtataaaaacagaagatgatgatgatggcaAGAGTACATCTGAAGACTACTTAATGATATCTT TGGATGATGTTGGAGAAAAATTGGACCATATAGGAAGCACTCCCTTGAAAATCAGTACTGAGGTGACAAATGATGATGTTGCTAAAGATGACGGTTTTGGTTCAGAAGTTATCAAAGTGTACATATTTAAAGCTGAAGCTGAAGATGATGTTGAAATAG GTGGGACAGAAATTGTCACAGAGAGTGACTTTCACAATGGACATTCTGTAGCTGGAGTAATTGAACAAGGAGGTGTTGGTAGAATGCAGCGAGAAAAAATGGTTTACATGGCTGTTAAGGACTCTTCTCAGGAAGATGAAGATATTA GCTGTGCTGAAATAGCAGATGAAGTTTATATGGAAGTTATTGTAGGTGAAGAAGAAGCTACGTCACTTCCAGACACACAGCTTGAAGACTCTGGTGTGAATAAAACTTTTGTCCCTGTTGCTTGGGCTGCTGCTTACG GAGATGAAAGAAGGCTACCCAGAAGATACGAAGATGATCAAGCGGCAG GAAATAACTTGGATACACgattagaaaacaaaaacg ctgTTATAATAGGTCCTGATGGACAGCCCTTAACAGTTTACCCTTGTCATATTTGtgggaaaaaatttaaatccaGAGGATTCTTGAAAAGGCATATGAAGAATCATCCAGATCATATGATTAAGAAGAAATACCAGTGTACAGACTGTGACTTTACAACTAACAAAAAAGTAAGTTTCCACAATCATCTGGAAAGCCATAAACTTATAAATAAAGTTGATAAAACCCATGAGTTTACAGAATACACAAGAAGATACAGAGAAGCAAGCCCGTTGAGTTCTAATAAACTAATACTGAGGGACAAGGAGCCTAAGCTACACAAGTGCAAATATTGTGACTATGAAACTGCAGAGCAGGGGCTACTCAATAGACATCTACTTGCAGTTCACAGTAAGAACTTCCCTCACGTATGTGTGGAGTGTGGGAAAGGATTCCGTCATCCATCAGAGCTGAAAAAGCATATGAGGACCCACACTGGGGAAAAGCCATACCAGTGTCAGCACTGTGTCTTCAGGTGTGCTGATCAGTCCAATCTGAAAACTcacatcaaaaccaaacacGGGACTGATTTGCCATTTAAATGTGAGCACTGTCCCCAGGCatttacagatgaaaaagaactgcagcagcacacagaaTTATTTCAAGGGCATAAGACTCATCAGTGTCCACATTGTGACCATAAGAGCACCAATTCAAGTGACCTGAAGCGACACATTATTTCAGTTCACACAAAGGATTTTCCCCACAAATGTGAGGTATGTGAAAAAGGCTTCCATCGTCCATCTGAGCTCAAAAAGCATAGTGAAACCCATAAAGGTAAAAAGATACATCAGTGTAGACACTGTGACTTTAAAACATCAGATCCTTTTGTACTTAGTGGGCATATCCTCTCAGTTCACACCAAGGACCTgccttttaaatgcaaaagatgTAAAAGAGGATTTAGGCAGCAAAATGAACTTAAGAAGCACATGAAGACCCACAGTGGAAGAAAAGTGTATCAATGCCAGTATTGTGAATATAGCACTACGGATGCGTCAGGCTTTAAACGACACGTAATATCAATACACACAAAAGACTATCC
- the ZNF711 gene encoding zinc finger protein 711 isoform X3 — translation MDDVGEKLDHIGSTPLKISTEVTNDDVAKDDGFGSEVIKVYIFKAEAEDDVEIGGTEIVTESDFHNGHSVAGVIEQGGVGRMQREKMVYMAVKDSSQEDEDISCAEIADEVYMEVIVGEEEATSLPDTQLEDSGVNKTFVPVAWAAAYGDERRLPRRYEDDQAAGNNLDTRLENKNGNATQYLQICDSISTNRVLKQKTKKRRRGEARQWQTAVIIGPDGQPLTVYPCHICGKKFKSRGFLKRHMKNHPDHMIKKKYQCTDCDFTTNKKVSFHNHLESHKLINKVDKTHEFTEYTRRYREASPLSSNKLILRDKEPKLHKCKYCDYETAEQGLLNRHLLAVHSKNFPHVCVECGKGFRHPSELKKHMRTHTGEKPYQCQHCVFRCADQSNLKTHIKTKHGTDLPFKCEHCPQAFTDEKELQQHTELFQGHKTHQCPHCDHKSTNSSDLKRHIISVHTKDFPHKCEVCEKGFHRPSELKKHSETHKGKKIHQCRHCDFKTSDPFVLSGHILSVHTKDLPFKCKRCKRGFRQQNELKKHMKTHSGRKVYQCQYCEYSTTDASGFKRHVISIHTKDYPHRCEYCKKGFRRPSEKNQHIMRHHKEAIM, via the exons A TGGATGATGTTGGAGAAAAATTGGACCATATAGGAAGCACTCCCTTGAAAATCAGTACTGAGGTGACAAATGATGATGTTGCTAAAGATGACGGTTTTGGTTCAGAAGTTATCAAAGTGTACATATTTAAAGCTGAAGCTGAAGATGATGTTGAAATAG GTGGGACAGAAATTGTCACAGAGAGTGACTTTCACAATGGACATTCTGTAGCTGGAGTAATTGAACAAGGAGGTGTTGGTAGAATGCAGCGAGAAAAAATGGTTTACATGGCTGTTAAGGACTCTTCTCAGGAAGATGAAGATATTA GCTGTGCTGAAATAGCAGATGAAGTTTATATGGAAGTTATTGTAGGTGAAGAAGAAGCTACGTCACTTCCAGACACACAGCTTGAAGACTCTGGTGTGAATAAAACTTTTGTCCCTGTTGCTTGGGCTGCTGCTTACG GAGATGAAAGAAGGCTACCCAGAAGATACGAAGATGATCAAGCGGCAG GAAATAACTTGGATACACgattagaaaacaaaaacgGTAATGCAACACAATACCTGCAGATTTGTGATAGCATTAGCACTAATAGAGtgctaaaacaaaaaaccaagaaaaggaggagaggagaggccaGGCAATGGCAAACAG ctgTTATAATAGGTCCTGATGGACAGCCCTTAACAGTTTACCCTTGTCATATTTGtgggaaaaaatttaaatccaGAGGATTCTTGAAAAGGCATATGAAGAATCATCCAGATCATATGATTAAGAAGAAATACCAGTGTACAGACTGTGACTTTACAACTAACAAAAAAGTAAGTTTCCACAATCATCTGGAAAGCCATAAACTTATAAATAAAGTTGATAAAACCCATGAGTTTACAGAATACACAAGAAGATACAGAGAAGCAAGCCCGTTGAGTTCTAATAAACTAATACTGAGGGACAAGGAGCCTAAGCTACACAAGTGCAAATATTGTGACTATGAAACTGCAGAGCAGGGGCTACTCAATAGACATCTACTTGCAGTTCACAGTAAGAACTTCCCTCACGTATGTGTGGAGTGTGGGAAAGGATTCCGTCATCCATCAGAGCTGAAAAAGCATATGAGGACCCACACTGGGGAAAAGCCATACCAGTGTCAGCACTGTGTCTTCAGGTGTGCTGATCAGTCCAATCTGAAAACTcacatcaaaaccaaacacGGGACTGATTTGCCATTTAAATGTGAGCACTGTCCCCAGGCatttacagatgaaaaagaactgcagcagcacacagaaTTATTTCAAGGGCATAAGACTCATCAGTGTCCACATTGTGACCATAAGAGCACCAATTCAAGTGACCTGAAGCGACACATTATTTCAGTTCACACAAAGGATTTTCCCCACAAATGTGAGGTATGTGAAAAAGGCTTCCATCGTCCATCTGAGCTCAAAAAGCATAGTGAAACCCATAAAGGTAAAAAGATACATCAGTGTAGACACTGTGACTTTAAAACATCAGATCCTTTTGTACTTAGTGGGCATATCCTCTCAGTTCACACCAAGGACCTgccttttaaatgcaaaagatgTAAAAGAGGATTTAGGCAGCAAAATGAACTTAAGAAGCACATGAAGACCCACAGTGGAAGAAAAGTGTATCAATGCCAGTATTGTGAATATAGCACTACGGATGCGTCAGGCTTTAAACGACACGTAATATCAATACACACAAAAGACTATCC